The Osmerus eperlanus chromosome 1, fOsmEpe2.1, whole genome shotgun sequence genome includes the window AGACCACCCAATATTTCTCTTCAGAAGATCTACCAGAGGATCACGTTTGCTTATTAGTTAGTTGATCTTCAAGACCAAGCTGTTACAATAACGTTCACAGACTTTCTGCGTTTTTTGAGGCTGCACCATTGCGATGCTGCCCTTGTTCTTGCACTGTTGCTTAAACAGTAGGAGTTAGACAGGGTAGTTGAACACAGGGATTCTTGAGGGTGTCAGTTTATTGCTGGGGCAATTCAGGTTCTTGACACTAAAGAGCTATTAGGCTTTATTTTCAGGGGGTTCTAATATTGGCCGACAACCAAAACTATTCCCCTATTTTACGGTTTAAAGAAATaaggggaaactgaacagtgtattaatatgaaccaaatatgctggaattacagttattggGTTAAATCAatgcaagaatggtcaaagtaagttaAACGAAAtagatatttaataacattgcaaatgaattgaATCAATTACAAAGCAAACTTGTTTTAGGTTTTAAATCTAATCTTCATAGTGTGTGACAGATTTTGAGGCAGCACCCCTTGATTTGCTGCTGGTTAGGGCTAAATTACCCCACTAGCCCACAGGCCACTGACAGCCGGGGGTGTTACGTTTTTTTGCTGGGGGCGCTACTGTACAAGAGTGGGGActtgtgagtgacaggtgtcTGGCACGCCCTCTTGATTTGTTGCCCATTTGGCCTAAATTCATTCAGCCCACACAGGCCGTTGACTTTTTGGCTAGCGGCAAGTGTAGAGCTAAGAATTCGCTTTTCTCGGATGTAATCATGCATTTGCTGCAGTGTGAACTATTGATTAATGGATAATAGCCTACACTTTTATAGCCCACACACCCAATATCACCACCAGCCGTCACTGGgttctttgtgtttgtttgcaggCAATGTTTCCCAATCACTGGTTATCATCTTAGTAAACTTAAAATGAAAGTTCCGTACTTCTGTGATGGTTTACAATTATATTTTGTGAACCATtatagaataataaaaataagtgCAATACTTATTTTTTGTATATTATCAAAGATCCAAGAACAACTTCACATCATCCATTAAAATAACTGTATTTGCACTATTGACTTCCATTAGCAAAAAATATTATATCCTTTCATCTTCCAACCAAAAGAATCAGAAAGGATTTTCTGAATGCAATCTCACCATTCAGTTTACTAAATCTCAACACTATTGAAATCTAAGATACTCGAGGTGACATTTTTGTATTAATCAAACTATGAAACTGTACATTTTCTTCTTATATGAAACAGGGTGTCATTGCAGTacagagggggcggagaatggCGGTCAGTGTGATGATACCAGAGGGTCTTGTCGTTGCAAGGCCAACGTGGAGGGACCACGCTGTGACCGCTGTAGGATGGGCTACTATGGTCTGACAGCATCAAACCCACTGGGCTGCACTAGTGGGTGACTTTTAAACTTTTGCATTTCAACAAAGCCTCACAAAGTATTATTTATTATCGTTGTTTAGAGAgatgtatgtagtgtgtgtggtgctcatTTTTAGCATTTTTGTGAACACTTCTGCATGTCTCagcctaaccctctctctccctctttctatctcagAATGCTCTTGCTCTATTGATGGCTCTCGGTTCACTGTGTGCGACCTCCTGACTGGGCAGTGTCCTTGCCGACCCAACTACCAAGGCTTGACCTGCACCTTGTGTTCCCAGGGTTACTGGAGCACCTCCTTATCTGGCGGCTGTGAGCCCTGTCGCTGTAGCCCCACAAACTCTCACGGCAACACTTGTAACGCAGTAAGCACTCAGTGTAACCCAACCTGTCACACAAACCCAATTCAATGAAACTTGTAGGGACATTTCACAGTTTTCAACATATTTTCTTAGAGGCGTTTATCACAATTTGTGAAACAATATGACTTTTGAGATATCATAAGTTTGTAAGCATTTAAACAATGCAGCTTGAAATAAATATGGACTCAATTACCGGTAGATATGTCAGTTGAATGTTGAAGGCTATGTAGCAAAAACCTGTTTTTCCCATTGTACAGTAACTGATGAAATAACTCTGTGGTGCATTTTGGCCATCCATTTGATTattttctctgttttctctaGGTAACTGGTCAGTGTGAGTGCAGATCAGGGTTCGGAGGAAGAACCTGTACAGAATGCCCCGACAACTCTTACGGAGACCCTCTCAGAGGCTGCAAACGTAATTGTCTCCTGTCCCATCTAGTCATAAACTGGTTTTTACCGGTCTTTATTCTAATATGAATCTGTAACactcctcctttctttcttttttacccCCCTTtctttcattccctctctccacagcaTGTGAATGTGCTGTTGGTGCAACGGTACATGGAGGGTGTGACAAGCATACAGGGGTCTGTCACTGTCGCCTGGGCATCACAGGTGTCCGCTGCGATGCCTGCAGCCGTGGTCACTGCAGTAGTTTCCCCACTTGTGATGTCTGCCCATCTTGCTTCTTCTCCATGGACGCCCAGCTCCAGAACCTCACCCTGGGGCTGATGAAGTTCTCCCACAACTTACCCTCTCTCACCGAAGTTACAGGCTCTTACAATGTGGGCCCACGTATTCAAACCCTGGAGACCCGGCTTATGCAGATACGtgactccctgcctctcccgccTACTTCTGTCAGCCAGGTCAACCAAGCTCTTTTCCAGCTGAGCAAACTCAGGTGGGTGGACACCAGgttgatgttgatgttgttaCAGTCACCTAACCTATTAACTTGActcattgttttatttattggtGGTAATCCTCCAGAGACAAGATGATACAGGTGGATGGGAACTTGTTACCCCAGGATCGAGTGTCCAATCTGGGCTCGCAGCTAGATGATCTCCAGGCACTCCTGAACAGTCTCGGCCTGGAGTACAACATCACGAAAGACGCAGTCAGAAACGCAGTTAGCTCCAACCACGCAGGTAAGAAGGAGATAAatagaaggggagagaaagacataaaggaagagggaaagaaagaggaagagagagatacttCTTTGGTAACCTGCAGTTGTAACATGGCTATTGGTTAAAACTGAACAGAAAGTAAAACGTTGGTCTGAAGTACTTAACCATAGAactgactgtcacaatcaatATAAACCTCAAAATCTACCCGTGTCTTGTCTACCAGGTGCTATTGCTGCCATAAAGAAGGCCTATGATGAATCAATGGATGCGGGAAAAAGTATTGGCGCCAGCAGTAAGACAGTCGAGCAGTCAACAGGGGTCAGAGGGGATGCTCTTGACCTTCAGAACCAGTTTCAACTGGCAAATATTAGAGACCTGGAAAAACTGAAAGACAAGTTGGCCACAAAGCCTAACCTCACTCCTGCAGCTAAACAGGTAACCTTGACCAGAAAGTTAAGTCATCACTTCTGTGAAGTCAATTACCTAATCAAAATGTATAGCATTTTttatcctccccccaccccacccccatccctttAAGTAAAGTACTTTTTAAAACCTTCTGTCTGAATCATTGTTTATATTAGGGGAAGACTATCATCTCCACATAGTCAGTTTATTTAACCATGGTTTGTTTGAGTTGATTTGAATTTAGATTCACCATCCTCCGTTGTTAGGTCTGTGGCGGTGACCGCTCGGCCCCCTGCACCCCTCTACAGTGCGTGGGGCAGCTGTGCCCTGCTGAAGGAGCGCCCCCATGTGGCCGTGGGGAGACTTGTGTGGGAGCTCTGCCACTGGGGACCAGAGCTGTGAGTGATGCAGAGGAGGTAAAGAAGAGGTTGCAGCAACTCAGCAGGAAgatcacacagacagaggcaaAGGTGAGTTAATGTCAGACACAGGCTAACATGTACCAGACATACATTAGCCAGGAGAATAGCTATACCTGTCAGCCTGTATATAGATTATAGTTTGTGAAGTATTATGGAGATACTTGATTGGAGATTTTTCTAGGGATTTTTAGAACAATTCAGACTATTAAAAgaaagttgttttttttaacataaTTCTGACTTGAGTGAGTGACAATTAAAACTATGTATATTTTAAGAGGAAAATTATCATGAATACCAGGGGTAAATTACATATACAATTTGTTTCACAAAATCCAAGCAATAATGTAAAAATTCTAATGATTTTAGGTTCTCTCCTGTTGACCATGTGATAATATTTGACTCCTCACATTTCCTGTTTCATAGATCCAGGAAACACAAGATATGGCCAATAAGGTGAGGAAGTCAACAGACGAGCTGACGAATCAGATGAGGAAGGCTCGGGACGACCTGGAAGGAGATCTCAGGGAAACACGTGACTTTGTGAAAGAGCTGAAGGACTTCCTGTCAGGTGAGTCATCGAAGCACCATTGAATATCTTTagaagatagatggatagaataCACAAATGGATCATTATTGTCGATTAACAAAACACAGAACCTCTTTTACCTCCTTTTCTATTTCTACGCCTCGCTTCCCCTTCTGTTCCACAGACCCGACCTCCAACCTGACCCACATTCAGGAGGTGAGTGAGTGGATCTTGAACGCCAAGCTGCCCTTCAGCCTTGCCGATCTGAAGAAGAAGCTTCAGAAGTTGAAGGACCTGGCTGCAGGGCTACCAGACAGCACTTCCTTACTGGACCAGACCATGCCACAGCTAGACACAGCCAGACGGTTGCTAAAGGAGGCCCAGGATTCCAGGTGTGCTGCTATAACTCCTGTTAATGAAACTCTGGTCAAAAATGAGAGAAATTACAACTCATGATTACGTTTATTTTCTTTTGAGGATTAAAAAAACTTCTTAAAATACTAACTTGAAGGG containing:
- the LOC134014078 gene encoding laminin subunit beta-3-like produces the protein MKIWIALHLAALAAVAYAQTDCSRGACYPPTGDLLLGRGQLLYASSTCGLMGSEVFCSPFQLWKMKCCPCDSRNSLGSLAHTVQNVLSTAGPKRWWQSKKDANPVTLQLDLKNLFQLETLVLTFKGPRPSALVVERTLDNGQTWQPALYMASNCRSAFPDVTTTAPRTLDQTYCYSMSPVSPNPYQDQMIQFSPLRQFSAVRVPNWQKIEEVSGLTGLRVRLTELGPVPRLQGRAASQFYALSEMKVIGSCMCHGHANRCLPDTSSNQPPSMQVSAQCECHHNTAGLNCERCADLYNDLPWRPAEEGNTHTCKRCECNNHAQRCHFDRAVYELSGRRSGGVCEGCMHQTTGPKCDRCAPGYQPNPRSSMDRPDACIRCHCSTEGAENGGQCDDTRGSCRCKANVEGPRCDRCRMGYYGLTASNPLGCTKCSCSIDGSRFTVCDLLTGQCPCRPNYQGLTCTLCSQGYWSTSLSGGCEPCRCSPTNSHGNTCNAVTGQCECRSGFGGRTCTECPDNSYGDPLRGCKPCECAVGATVHGGCDKHTGVCHCRLGITGVRCDACSRGHCSSFPTCDVCPSCFFSMDAQLQNLTLGLMKFSHNLPSLTEVTGSYNVGPRIQTLETRLMQIRDSLPLPPTSVSQVNQALFQLSKLRDKMIQVDGNLLPQDRVSNLGSQLDDLQALLNSLGLEYNITKDAVRNAVSSNHAGAIAAIKKAYDESMDAGKSIGASSKTVEQSTGVRGDALDLQNQFQLANIRDLEKLKDKLATKPNLTPAAKQVCGGDRSAPCTPLQCVGQLCPAEGAPPCGRGETCVGALPLGTRAVSDAEEVKKRLQQLSRKITQTEAKIQETQDMANKVRKSTDELTNQMRKARDDLEGDLRETRDFVKELKDFLSDPTSNLTHIQEVSEWILNAKLPFSLADLKKKLQKLKDLAAGLPDSTSLLDQTMPQLDTARRLLKEAQDSRDAALGVKDEADRLLDGFRSVEGSLSGLEDKLQGSTDLLENLQNNLVEAQAQMDPAVKALGEVTALNNGMKPQLEGLKALLNSGGQLAQNATGEAGKAKREADAAAEDLVTLEKQLKKLQAAAKANGDGDAVGSAGNRLQMLQKEGGSLAQDTGDMMKALAGKADSLRDLQNQVLQKSERLSGLDAKLQEILADLREKVTILSTCQG